A genomic region of Lates calcarifer isolate ASB-BC8 linkage group LG9, TLL_Latcal_v3, whole genome shotgun sequence contains the following coding sequences:
- the LOC108897235 gene encoding ankyrin repeat domain-containing protein SOWAHB isoform X2, which produces MATDFTQDTVLHFLQSSGGSVKNSDLLLHFRNFIRNHADQERNRELFKKFVNSVATVRQEDGVSYVVLRKKYKGNVPGDGAGASSGPPRRPAGRNPESSPGSTNPDSAVSAEKQPRVKPLFKEVTAAAPPGETAKKTVLPSAGIIINNNNNNVETNFNLKQQQQVNSTPAFSGRQLAAQIPERPELKTPGLHEPPARDQCIRVGQQTVGFGPPPGITPVVPAVRRHGETSQQVLVPQSLRGREAYLQPEGGLHHQEPPLPQVSLPPQGAPRQFRHRKSYKSAVSCDEDEEEEEEVSRRGPAAAAGGGGGGRAVWPTSAVSDSSLPPPSVVSSSSSSSSERSLPKIYIQDVEGGVLPSLHPGWSSESGMGLRGQWVGLEPTESMSTKHGRSLTPSPDRAKEASPLRDIHQDRQHLQASGVQPEPGQVPHQGQRSWMSSSHSSIFTPSSDAGFSSGDWPQSGSSGSGWNSSHEDLQTRTGETGRAVKIQEVLQRTQGPKLGPVTHLADSETAAGRFHDDRHVTAHLSPFHNSTDDLRYDQASTGRVQWHLSTGDLYDDREDAESSEGSTSSLRQHPAVVRRFSSQLRSRMCRSLGADLDQLLQEEARGGGAGGSEAARLNRLHLISSTLSLRHNLSSSSLSSCSTPPRCQSLANLVEGPERGGGGRRHSAAATASSTAHHEGSSKQSLVPLEPREHTWLVKGAAGAWPDIYSLFREDSSLLNKRDFISGFTVLHWIAKHGDHRVLNTLWYGVEKVGLKFDINARSTCGHTPLHIAAIHGNKNIMRLLVNKFSADVRLRDTAGKRPWQYLSHTAPVEIFHLLGAPARAAMGGDGGVRRVDTSWEQQQQQHRRRRHHLSSASGERPLTVAGTMRVKRSSSIAALLKHKSLRRFYGHQSDSSV; this is translated from the exons ATGGCCACAGATTTCACTCAGGACACGGTGTTACATTTCCTCCAGAGCAGCGGAGGCTCGGTGAAAAACTCGGACCTGCTCCTGCACTTCAGGAACTTCATCCGGAACCATGCGGACCAGGAGCGAAATCGGGAGCTCTTCAAGAAGTTCGTCAACTCCGTGGCGACCGTCAGGCAGGAGGACGGCGTCTCATATGTCGTTCTCAGGAAGAAATACAAAGGAAACGTCCCGGGCGACGGTGCAGGGGCGTCCTCCGGGCCGCCACGACGCCCCGCCGGGAGGAACCCCGAGTCTTCCCCGGGAAGCACCAACCCGGACTCGGCTGTGAGCGCAGAGAAGCAACCTCGGGTGAAACCACTGTTTAAGGAGGTGACGGCAGCCGCCCCGCCGGGAGAAACCGCCAAGAAAACAGTCCTACCTTCAGCtggcatcatcatcaacaacaacaacaacaatgtggAGACGAATTTTAACctgaaacagcaacaacaggtaAACAGCACACCTGCGTTTTCAGGTAGACAGCTAGCAGCTCAGATCCCAGAGAGACCAGAACTGAAGACCCCCGGTCTGCATGAACCTCCTGCCCGGGATCAGTGCATCAGGGTGGGGCAGCAGACGGTCGGCTTCGGCCCTCCTCCTGGGATCACACCTGTGGTCCCTGCAGTCCGACGTCATGGAGAAACCAGCCAGCAAGTCCTAGTCCCTCAGTCcctcagagggagggaggcctACCTGCAGCCTGAAGGAGGTCTTCATCATCAAgagcctcctcttcctcaggtCAGTCTTCCTCCTCAGGGCGCTCCTCGCCAGTTCAGACACAGGAAGAGCTACAAGTCTGCTGTGTCAtgtgatgaagatgaggaggaagaggaggag gtctcAAGGCGtggtccagcagcagcagcaggaggaggaggaggaggaagagcagtgTGGCCCACGAGTGCTGTCTCTGACTCTTCcctgcctcctccctctgtcgtctcctcttcctcctcctcttcatcagaAAGGAGTCTCCCAAAGATTTACATCCAGGATGTTGAGGGGGGAGTGCTGCCCTCTCTTCACCCAGGGTGGAGCTCTGAGTCAGGGATGGGGCTGAGAGGACAGTGGGTGGGGCTGGAACCCACAGAGTCGATGTCCACCAAACATGGCCGCTCTTTAACGCCATCTCCAGACCGAGCTAAAGAGGCGTCGCCCCTCCGAGACATCCACCAGGACCGCCAACACCTGCAGGCCTCAGGTGTTCAGCCTGAACCCGGGCAGGTGCCTCATCAGGGCCAGAGGTCATGGATGTCGTCCAGCCACAGCAGCATCTTCACCCCCTCGTCTGATGCTGGCTTTTCCAGCGGCGACTGGCCGCAGTCTGGCTCCTCAGGATCAGGGTGGAACAGCAGCCACGAGGATCTACAGACCAGAACAG GTGAAACTGGGCGCGCGGTTAAAATCCAGGAAGTACTCCAGCGAACCCAAGGGCCGAAGCTCGGGCCTGTGACGCACCTCGCCGACAGTGAAACAGCAGCGGGCCGTTTCCATGACGACCGACACGTCACAGCTCACCTGTCTCCATTCCATAACTCCACTGACGATCTCCGTTACGACCAGGCCTCCACAGGTCGCGTGCAGTGGCACCTCTCCACAG GTGATCTCTATGACGACCGGGAGGACGCAGAGTCCAGCGAGGGCTCCACCTCTTCACTGCGGCAGCACCCGGCGGTCGTCAGGCGGTTCAGCAGCCAGTTGAGGTCCAGGATGTGTCGCAGCTTAGGGGCCGACCTCGACCagctcctgcaggaggaggcgaggggaggaggagcaggaggaagtgAGGCGGCCCGACTAAACCGCCTCCACCTCATCTCCTCCACGCTCAGCCTTCGCCACAACCTCTCATCCTCCTCGCTGTCATCGTGTTCGACGCCGCCACGCTGCCAGAGCCTCGCCAACCTGGTGGAGGGGCCAGAgcggggaggaggggggaggagacactctgctgctgccaccgcCTCCTCCACTGCTCACCATGAAGGCTCCAGCAAACAG TCGTTGGTTCCTCTGGAGCCCAGGGAGCACACCTGGCTGGTGAAGGGCGCGGCGGGAGCTTGGCCCGACATCTACTCCTTGTTCAGAGAGGACTCGTCCCTGCTCAACAAACGAGACTTCATCTCCGgcttcactgtgctgcactggaTCGCTAAACATGGCGACCACAGAGTCCTCAACACCTTATG GTACGGAGTTGAAAAGGTTGGTTTGAAGTTTGACATAAATGCCAGGTCAACCTGCGGCCACACGCCTCTCCACATTGCCGCCATTCATGGCAACAAGAACATCATGCGACTGCTGGTCAACAAGTTCAGCGCTGACGTGAGGCTGAGGGACACGGCGGGGAAGAGGCCCTGGCAGTACCTGAGCCACACGGCGCCGGTGGAGATCTTCCACCTGCTGGGAGCTCCAGCACGAGCCGCCATGGGAGGAGATGGGGGAGTCAGGAGAGTGGACACGAGCTGggaacagcaacagcagcagcaccgccgccgccgccatcACCTCTCCTCGGCTTCAGGAGAGAGGCCGCTAACTGTCGCAGGCACCATGAGGGTCAAGAGGTCGTCGTCTATCGCTGCGCTTCTCAAACACAAATCACTGCGACGGTTTTATGGACATCAGTCTGACTCCTCGGTTTAA
- the LOC108897235 gene encoding ankyrin repeat domain-containing protein SOWAHB isoform X1 yields the protein MATDFTQDTVLHFLQSSGGSVKNSDLLLHFRNFIRNHADQERNRELFKKFVNSVATVRQEDGVSYVVLRKKYKGNVPGDGAGASSGPPRRPAGRNPESSPGSTNPDSAVSAEKQPRVKPLFKEVTAAAPPGETAKKTVLPSAGIIINNNNNNVETNFNLKQQQQVNSTPAFSGRQLAAQIPERPELKTPGLHEPPARDQCIRVGQQTVGFGPPPGITPVVPAVRRHGETSQQVLVPQSLRGREAYLQPEGGLHHQEPPLPQVSLPPQGAPRQFRHRKSYKSAVSCDEDEEEEEEVPARRGSAGGAWPLNAPLGDTTKAISTSSPCIVDPPPPPKVSLPPQGAPRQFRHRKSYKSAVSCDEDEEEEEEVSRRGPAAAAGGGGGGRAVWPTSAVSDSSLPPPSVVSSSSSSSSERSLPKIYIQDVEGGVLPSLHPGWSSESGMGLRGQWVGLEPTESMSTKHGRSLTPSPDRAKEASPLRDIHQDRQHLQASGVQPEPGQVPHQGQRSWMSSSHSSIFTPSSDAGFSSGDWPQSGSSGSGWNSSHEDLQTRTGETGRAVKIQEVLQRTQGPKLGPVTHLADSETAAGRFHDDRHVTAHLSPFHNSTDDLRYDQASTGRVQWHLSTGDLYDDREDAESSEGSTSSLRQHPAVVRRFSSQLRSRMCRSLGADLDQLLQEEARGGGAGGSEAARLNRLHLISSTLSLRHNLSSSSLSSCSTPPRCQSLANLVEGPERGGGGRRHSAAATASSTAHHEGSSKQSLVPLEPREHTWLVKGAAGAWPDIYSLFREDSSLLNKRDFISGFTVLHWIAKHGDHRVLNTLWYGVEKVGLKFDINARSTCGHTPLHIAAIHGNKNIMRLLVNKFSADVRLRDTAGKRPWQYLSHTAPVEIFHLLGAPARAAMGGDGGVRRVDTSWEQQQQQHRRRRHHLSSASGERPLTVAGTMRVKRSSSIAALLKHKSLRRFYGHQSDSSV from the exons ATGGCCACAGATTTCACTCAGGACACGGTGTTACATTTCCTCCAGAGCAGCGGAGGCTCGGTGAAAAACTCGGACCTGCTCCTGCACTTCAGGAACTTCATCCGGAACCATGCGGACCAGGAGCGAAATCGGGAGCTCTTCAAGAAGTTCGTCAACTCCGTGGCGACCGTCAGGCAGGAGGACGGCGTCTCATATGTCGTTCTCAGGAAGAAATACAAAGGAAACGTCCCGGGCGACGGTGCAGGGGCGTCCTCCGGGCCGCCACGACGCCCCGCCGGGAGGAACCCCGAGTCTTCCCCGGGAAGCACCAACCCGGACTCGGCTGTGAGCGCAGAGAAGCAACCTCGGGTGAAACCACTGTTTAAGGAGGTGACGGCAGCCGCCCCGCCGGGAGAAACCGCCAAGAAAACAGTCCTACCTTCAGCtggcatcatcatcaacaacaacaacaacaatgtggAGACGAATTTTAACctgaaacagcaacaacaggtaAACAGCACACCTGCGTTTTCAGGTAGACAGCTAGCAGCTCAGATCCCAGAGAGACCAGAACTGAAGACCCCCGGTCTGCATGAACCTCCTGCCCGGGATCAGTGCATCAGGGTGGGGCAGCAGACGGTCGGCTTCGGCCCTCCTCCTGGGATCACACCTGTGGTCCCTGCAGTCCGACGTCATGGAGAAACCAGCCAGCAAGTCCTAGTCCCTCAGTCcctcagagggagggaggcctACCTGCAGCCTGAAGGAGGTCTTCATCATCAAgagcctcctcttcctcaggtCAGTCTTCCTCCTCAGGGCGCTCCTCGCCAGTTCAGACACAGGAAGAGCTACAAGTCTGCTGTGTCAtgtgatgaagatgaggaggaagaggaggaggtccCAGCGAGGCGAGGTTCAGCAGGAGGAGCATGGCCCCTGAACGCTCCTCTAGGAGACACAACGAAGGCCATCTCCACCTCCTCGCCTTGCATCGTAGacccgcctcctcctcctaaaGTCAGTCTTCCTCCTCAGGGCGCTCCTCGCCAGTTCAGACACAGGAAGAGCTACAAgtctgctgtctcatgtgatgaagatgaggaggaagaggaggaggtctcAAGGCGtggtccagcagcagcagcaggaggaggaggaggaggaagagcagtgTGGCCCACGAGTGCTGTCTCTGACTCTTCcctgcctcctccctctgtcgtctcctcttcctcctcctcttcatcagaAAGGAGTCTCCCAAAGATTTACATCCAGGATGTTGAGGGGGGAGTGCTGCCCTCTCTTCACCCAGGGTGGAGCTCTGAGTCAGGGATGGGGCTGAGAGGACAGTGGGTGGGGCTGGAACCCACAGAGTCGATGTCCACCAAACATGGCCGCTCTTTAACGCCATCTCCAGACCGAGCTAAAGAGGCGTCGCCCCTCCGAGACATCCACCAGGACCGCCAACACCTGCAGGCCTCAGGTGTTCAGCCTGAACCCGGGCAGGTGCCTCATCAGGGCCAGAGGTCATGGATGTCGTCCAGCCACAGCAGCATCTTCACCCCCTCGTCTGATGCTGGCTTTTCCAGCGGCGACTGGCCGCAGTCTGGCTCCTCAGGATCAGGGTGGAACAGCAGCCACGAGGATCTACAGACCAGAACAG GTGAAACTGGGCGCGCGGTTAAAATCCAGGAAGTACTCCAGCGAACCCAAGGGCCGAAGCTCGGGCCTGTGACGCACCTCGCCGACAGTGAAACAGCAGCGGGCCGTTTCCATGACGACCGACACGTCACAGCTCACCTGTCTCCATTCCATAACTCCACTGACGATCTCCGTTACGACCAGGCCTCCACAGGTCGCGTGCAGTGGCACCTCTCCACAG GTGATCTCTATGACGACCGGGAGGACGCAGAGTCCAGCGAGGGCTCCACCTCTTCACTGCGGCAGCACCCGGCGGTCGTCAGGCGGTTCAGCAGCCAGTTGAGGTCCAGGATGTGTCGCAGCTTAGGGGCCGACCTCGACCagctcctgcaggaggaggcgaggggaggaggagcaggaggaagtgAGGCGGCCCGACTAAACCGCCTCCACCTCATCTCCTCCACGCTCAGCCTTCGCCACAACCTCTCATCCTCCTCGCTGTCATCGTGTTCGACGCCGCCACGCTGCCAGAGCCTCGCCAACCTGGTGGAGGGGCCAGAgcggggaggaggggggaggagacactctgctgctgccaccgcCTCCTCCACTGCTCACCATGAAGGCTCCAGCAAACAG TCGTTGGTTCCTCTGGAGCCCAGGGAGCACACCTGGCTGGTGAAGGGCGCGGCGGGAGCTTGGCCCGACATCTACTCCTTGTTCAGAGAGGACTCGTCCCTGCTCAACAAACGAGACTTCATCTCCGgcttcactgtgctgcactggaTCGCTAAACATGGCGACCACAGAGTCCTCAACACCTTATG GTACGGAGTTGAAAAGGTTGGTTTGAAGTTTGACATAAATGCCAGGTCAACCTGCGGCCACACGCCTCTCCACATTGCCGCCATTCATGGCAACAAGAACATCATGCGACTGCTGGTCAACAAGTTCAGCGCTGACGTGAGGCTGAGGGACACGGCGGGGAAGAGGCCCTGGCAGTACCTGAGCCACACGGCGCCGGTGGAGATCTTCCACCTGCTGGGAGCTCCAGCACGAGCCGCCATGGGAGGAGATGGGGGAGTCAGGAGAGTGGACACGAGCTGggaacagcaacagcagcagcaccgccgccgccgccatcACCTCTCCTCGGCTTCAGGAGAGAGGCCGCTAACTGTCGCAGGCACCATGAGGGTCAAGAGGTCGTCGTCTATCGCTGCGCTTCTCAAACACAAATCACTGCGACGGTTTTATGGACATCAGTCTGACTCCTCGGTTTAA
- the taf1c gene encoding LOW QUALITY PROTEIN: TATA box-binding protein-associated factor RNA polymerase I subunit C (The sequence of the model RefSeq protein was modified relative to this genomic sequence to represent the inferred CDS: deleted 1 base in 1 codon): protein MDYQFPQQLFPSFYNCGPPNSVLKHCAGKWGSYDRVRPQGGSGPLSDWTFTSRHQVRGEAWRHTEPVPVPLLSPKHSYLWPSKPPDPLDFTEHMQNFFTDHFHDAFGCMSDILGENFNFNEGKKERYRRDSVKMQRVNHFLEKLKFKICHQSYSSRVLDAYSGLLSDVVHSVPPELLGSLLYEELTEQRDRLLFSEGATGGALSFIPFSQSSSGGSQHGCLLYPGNQGLDRLNFHRVELQHHRGTPSVLETSSRDPFSFQLKGPVRQISSTSLFNTCCVAVRSDRLCGVWRFGERDEPRLLQVVNTSEVATCISVSPHILGEVLVASESGAVNLWTVGKGMQKVREEDSNLYFNAKSSWRWCEFSAHPRVMLYADRTGVELTDIRVSPVSGHTLFRISSASECRSGERLILSRYLGDAHAFHHLITTQYSAYIMDERFPCVPMLKFDHMMQSPPMFCHVLPGSASRTTKVLLGSHSSQEITLLQYSGGRAEACSSRGPAQALLRPRDSLKHLPVQIPHRLDTATDRLSSPAAGLTCIQKKGGEECICILQLTEAGDIFYQILEPEQPDAAAEDDPTLRETKTTSAEQLVPDSQVVMSNDEDIIGPTQAPTVPRFVAETPEREQPAGIVCSDSEDSASERKSRRLKQLRLQVVVNDDPEPGHESGSDTGVKGGKVGGDEAQEEAAGVCSSERQTEVKLSDGALITWKHWLQKLMQKSRDKKPRPRCSQHFTIDTKDLLHLSGDEAIASADEDRVRSLRRDLRACMSKRSLLVHGSVSTSVRAADVEPLPNPVDTEAWRDQLSHRLTLSWQGEEVWRAWWEDHLGLNKDAKVEALRRKRRRQKEAKRAAGGRLELSGSFTSSVSYQSDLDNFSDSTGWSSTASQGMWSDAEGSGPLSRLEGYLEHGTPRPTTPSAVQNDTPVTTPATTPQRVKNKPGDQQNSRTPVKLDSTPASQRRSKRPAGDDLSYLFATQDESSQRNFFYPEDESGVQPPPPPSTSSQLPSSQPVRLKNLSVDLSQDSFVRSGFSQSQSSQGRRGLSQASQAKKKKSRMGF, encoded by the exons ATGGATTATCAGTTCCCACAGCAGCTTTTCCCTTCGTTCTACAACTGCGGACCGCCGAACTCGGTCCTGAAACACTGCGCCGGGAAGTGGGGCAGCTACGACCGGGTCAGACCTCAG GGCGGTTCTGGTCCTCTCTCCGACTGGACCTTCACATCCAGGCATCAGGTCCGAGGGGAGGCGTGGCGTCACACTGAGCCTGTACCGGTTCCCCTGCTGTCGCCTAAACACT CTTACCTGTGGCCTTCAAAGCCTCCAGATCCACTGGACTTCACAGAACAT ATGCAGAACTTCTTCACTGATCACTTCCATGACGCCTTCGGGTGCATGAGTGACATTCTGGGTgaaaactttaactttaacgaaggaaagaaagag aGATATCGGAGGGATTCAGTCAAGATGCAGAGGGTGAACCACTTCCTTGAAaagctgaagtttaaaat ATGTCATCAGTCGTATTCCTCCCGAGTGCTGGACGCCTACAGCGGCCTCCTGTCGGACGTGGTTCACTCCGTCCCTCCTGAGCTGCTCGGCTCGCTGCTGTACGAGGAGCTGACGGAGCAGAGGGACCGTCTGCTCTTCTCTGAAGGGGCCACAGGTGGCGCTCTGAGCTTCATCCCCTtctcacagagcagcagtggtggCTCTCAACATGGCTGCCTCCTGTACCCTGGAAACCAGGGACTGGACCGCCTCA ACTTCCACAGGGTGGAGCTGCAGCACCACAGAGGAACGCCCTCTGTTCtggaaaccagcagcagagacccATTCAGCTTCCAGCTGAAAGGCCCCGTCAGACAGATCAGCTCCACCTCCCTGTTCAACACCT GTTGCGTTGCCGTGCGGTCGGATCGCCTGTGTGGCGTCTGGAGGTTCGGCGAAAGAGACGAGCCTCGTCTGCTGCAGGTCGTCAACACCAGTGAGGTCGCGACCTGCATCAGCGTCAG TCCTCACATCTTAGGTGAAGTCCTGGTGGCGAGTGAGAGCGGAGCGGTGAACCTGTGGACTGTCGGCAAAGG GATGCAGAAGGTCCGGGAGGAGGACAGCAACCTGTACTTCAACGCCAAGTCGTCGTGGCGATGGTGCGAGTTCTCCGCCCACCCGAGGGTGATGCTGTACGCAGACAGGACGGGGGTGGAGCTCACAGACATCAGG GTGAGTCCTGTCTCTGGTCACACTTTGTTTCGTATCAGCAGCGCCTCCGAGTGTCGGAGCGGCGAGAGACTCATCCTGTCCAGGTATCTGGGAGACGCCCACGCCTTCCACCACCTCATCACCACTCAG tACTCGGCGTACATCATGGACGAGCGTTTCCCCTGCGTGCCCATGTTAAAGTTTGATCACATGATGCAGTCTCCGCCCATGTTCTGTCACGTCCTTCCCGGCTCCGCCTCCAGAACCACAAAGGTCCTGCTGGGCTCCCACAGTTCTCAGGAAATCACCCTGCTGCAGTACTCAG gaggcagagcagaggcCTGTTCCAGTCGAGGTCCTGCTCAAGCTCTGCTCAGACCCAGAGACAGCCTGAAACACCTTCCGGTCCAGATCCCTCACCGTCTGGACACCGCCACCGACCGACTGTCCTCCCCTGCTGCAG GTCTGACATGTATtcagaagaaaggaggagaggagtgcaTCTGTATCCTGCAGCTGACGGAGGCAGGAGACATTTTCTACCAGATCCTGGAGCCGGAGCAGCCGGATGCTGCAGCAGAAGACGACCCAACATTGAGAGAAACCAAAACAACATCAGCAGAACAACTTGTACCAGATTCTCAGGTGGTTATGTCGAACGACGAGGATATAATCGGGCCAACTCAGGCTCCGACTGTGCCGAGGTTTGTGGCTGAAACACCAGAGAGGGAACAACCAGCGGGGATCGTGTGCTCTGACTCTGAGGATTCAGCGTCAGAGAGAAAAAGTCGAAGGCTGAAGCAGCTGCGGCTGCAGGTCGTCGTCAATGACGATCCAGAGCCGGGTCATGAGAGTGGATCGGACACAGGAGTGAAAGGTGGAAAGGTGGGTGGAGATGAAGCTCAGGAGGAAGCAGCTGGCGTTTGTTCCTCAGAGCGTCAGACTGAAGTAAAACTCAGCGACGGCGCTCTCATCACCTGGAAACACTGGCTCCAGAAACTGATGCAGAAGAGTCGAGATAAGAAGCCACGCCCACGCTGCTCGCAGCACTTCACCATCGACACCAAAGACCTGCTCCACCTGTCCGGCGATGAAGCGATAGCTTCGGCTG ATGAGGATCGCGTGCGGAGCCTGAGGCGAGATCTGAGAGCGTGCATGTCCAAACGTTCGCTGCTGGTTCACGGCTCCGTCTCCACCTCCGTCAGAGCCGCAGACGTAGAGCCGCTGCCGAACCCGGTGGACACGGAGGCCTGGAGGGATCAGCTCAGCCACCGCCTCACCCTGTCCTGGCAGGGGGAGGAGGTGTGGCGGGCGTGGTGGGAGGATCACCTGGGGCTGAACAAGGACGCAAAGGTGGAGgctctgaggaggaagaggaggaggcagaaggAGGCGAAGCGAGCGGCCGGCGGACGCCTGGAGCTGTCGGGGAGCTTCACCTCATCCGTCAGCTACCAGTCGGATCTGGACAACTTCTCCGACTCGACGGGCTGGTCCTCCACAGCGAGCCAGGGGATGTGGTCCGACGCCGAGGGGTCGGGGCCGCTGTCCCGGTTGGAGGGCTACTTGGAGCACGGGACCCCGAGACCCACGACACCTTCCGCTGTGCAAAACGACACCCCAGTAACCACGCCAGCCACCACACCTCAAAGGGTTAAAAATAAACCAGGAGACCAGCAGAATTCCAGGACCCCCGTAAAACTGGACTCCACACCAGCCAGTCAGAGGAGGAGCAAACGTCCAGCGGGGGACGACCTCAGCTACCTGTTTGCAACACAG GACGAATCCTCGCAGCGCAACTTTTTCTACCCGGAAGACGAGAGCGGCGTGcagcctccacctccaccctccacctcctctcagCTCCCCAGCTCGCAGCCTGTCCGTCTGAAGAACCTCAGCGTGGATCTGTCCCAGGACTCCTTCGTCCGGTCGGGTTTCTCCCAGTCCCAGAGTTCACAGGGTCGACGGGGGCTGTCGCAGGCATCGCAggccaagaagaagaagtctCGGATGGGATTTTGA
- the ccng2 gene encoding cyclin-G2: protein MDAYKLMKELRVNYEQEVFYLPKETGLSLIESTTQDDSRISAKCRDAKVEDLWSLTSFFGYSTQTFVLAVNLLDRFLAMMRIQPKHLSCVSLSCLHMAAKVTEEECNLTPTDELIRIGQCRFTVSDLARMEKIVAEKLNFKSKAVTALTFLHLYHRIALSHSTDRKETLNLEKLEAQLKACLCRISFSKAKPSVLALSLLRQEIEAVQSEDMLEIAYHIQRHLKIADAELLLWSGRVAQCLSDYASPECSKPNHRKLQWIVSRRTAQNLHSYRSVPELPTIPEGGWDESESEDSCEDVMSSGEESLSSSLGSDAEGPFFPLHFRRQKHRQHLLHA from the exons CAGGAGGTGTTTTATCTCCCGAAGGAGACGGGATTGAGCCTCATCGAGTCCACAACACAG GACGACAGTCGGATCTCAGCCAAGTGCAGAGATGCCAAAGTGGAGGACTTGTGGAGCCTGACGAGCTTCTTCGGTTACAGCACGCAGACCTTCGTCCTGGCTGTTAATCTGCTGGACAGATTCCTGGCCATGATGAGG ATCCAGCCAAAGCACCTGTCCTGCGTCAGCCTCAGCTGCCTTCACATGGCGGCCAAAGTGACGGAGGAGGAGTGCAACCTGACGCCGACTGATGAGCTCATCCGCATCGGACAGTGCAGGTTCACAGTGTCCGACCTCGCCCGCATGGAGAAGATCGTCGCCGAGAAGCTCAACTTCAAGTCCAAAGCCGTCACTGCCTTAACCTTCCTGCACCTGTACCACAGGATCGCACTTTCACACTCCACGGACAG GAAGGAGACGCTGAACCTGGAGAAGCTGGAGGCTCAGCTCAAAGCCTGTCTGTGCCGGATCTCCTTCTCTAAGGCAAAG CCGTCCGTCCTCGCCCTGTCTCTCCTGAGGCAGGAGATCGAAGCCGTCCAATCGGAGGACATGTTGGAGATAGCCTATCACATCCAAAGACACCTGAAG ATTGCTGACGccgagctgctgctgtggagcgGACGTGTGGCCCAGTGTCTGTCGGACTACGCCTCGCCTGAGTGCAGCAAACCCAACCACAGGAAGCTGCAGTGGATCGTGTCGCGGCGGACCGCCCAGAACCTACACAGCTACCGCAGCGTCCCCGAGCTGCCCACCATCCCTGAGGGAGGCTGGGACGAGAGCGAAAG tgaGGATTCGTGCGAGGACGTGATGAGCTCGGGCGAAGAGTCCCTCAGCAGCTCTCTGGGCAGCGACGCCGAGGGGCCCTTCTTCCCTCTGCACTTCCGCCGCCAAAAACACCGCCAACACCTCCTCCACGCCTGA